One genomic region from Candidatus Limnocylindrales bacterium encodes:
- a CDS encoding class I SAM-dependent methyltransferase — protein MNTGKFTSEQIAQFWEKHPVGSNFVPVSEWKDFFIRYDRFRYNHEPHILEEIEKINFKGKRVLEIGMGQGAEAQKIIEAGAIYNGIDLTQESVTRVRLRCELFSLPYESLQVMDAERLDFPDESFDIVFSHGVLHHSPCIRTIIREIHRVLREGGLVVVMLYHRNSINYQISIRFIRRLGIFLLFFPGMSRLVAKLTHEDMERLEKHRCYLLQDGLAYLKMENFIHKATDGPDNVFSSVFSQSEAAELFSGFKHLSFSKHFLNERHFPILRSLLSANMKKKIASRYGWHLWIKGIKSCSR, from the coding sequence ATGAATACCGGAAAGTTTACCTCTGAGCAGATTGCCCAATTCTGGGAAAAACATCCCGTTGGAAGCAACTTTGTCCCCGTTTCCGAGTGGAAGGATTTTTTTATCCGTTACGATCGTTTCAGATATAACCACGAACCGCATATTTTAGAGGAAATAGAAAAAATCAATTTTAAAGGGAAGCGCGTTTTGGAAATAGGTATGGGCCAGGGTGCTGAGGCCCAGAAAATTATTGAAGCCGGAGCTATTTATAATGGAATCGATCTGACCCAAGAAAGTGTTACCCGGGTGAGGCTGCGATGTGAATTATTCTCTCTTCCCTACGAAAGCCTGCAGGTCATGGATGCGGAAAGGTTAGATTTCCCGGATGAATCGTTTGATATTGTTTTTTCCCATGGGGTCCTGCATCATTCACCCTGTATCAGAACTATTATCCGTGAAATTCATCGGGTTTTACGGGAAGGGGGTCTGGTGGTCGTTATGCTGTACCATCGAAATTCCATAAATTATCAGATATCCATTCGATTCATCCGGCGGCTGGGGATTTTTCTTTTATTCTTCCCGGGCATGTCCAGGCTGGTGGCGAAATTGACCCATGAAGACATGGAAAGATTGGAAAAACATCGCTGTTATCTCCTGCAAGACGGCCTGGCTTATCTGAAAATGGAGAATTTTATTCATAAGGCTACCGATGGTCCTGATAATGTATTTTCTTCAGTCTTCAGCCAATCCGAAGCGGCAGAACTGTTTTCAGGGTTTAAACATCTAAGTTTCTCAAAACATTTTTTGAATGAACGGCATTTTCCGATCCTCCGAAGTCTTCTTTCGGCGAACATGAAAAAGAAAATAGCTTCCCGATATGGCTGGCATTTGTGGATCAAAGGGATCAAATCATGCTCCAGATAA